In Brassica napus cultivar Da-Ae chromosome C2, Da-Ae, whole genome shotgun sequence, the sequence TAATCGCGAACAGATGGGAGAGGATTGTTCTTAGGGAGAGGTTTGTTCTTAGGGAGAGGTTTGTTCTTAGGGAGAACGGGTGGGATCGACGGAGATGGATCCCTCGGTATGAAGTCATACTGAGCTGGTAAAGTAGCTGGGCGTTGTGTAACCCGAGAGGAGTTGGGTTTGACGGTATTCCGCTTCCTCTTTCCACCCATCTTCGGAGACAGATGCTGGAGAGATCGGGATCGGCGGGAGAGATCGAGATTGTGACCGGTGGGAGAGATCGAGATCGAGCTCGGTGGGAGAGATCGAGATCGAGACCGGTGGGAGAGAGTGGCCGTCGAGATCTGTGGGAGAGATTGAGATCGAGATcgagatggagatggagattGAGATCGTGAGAGAGGGGCTCTAGATTGAGAGtgagattagggtttttttgttggttctgtttcttcttccGCGAAATTAGAAgagatgaaataaaattttgggCTTTGTTAACGCGGGCTTTAAGTctaaaaattttgggttttcccGGTTTAGATCATCAGTCGCCAATCAGTCGGAATTCAGTcaccattttttaaaatgaaaattaaattgaaattcaatatcAAATTATAACCAAATATTTTCGCGGTTCAATAATTTTTTGGAGGCAAAACCGAATTTTTGGCTTAATAGTCGGTAATAAGTAGGTAATCAGTCGTTAAATTtgcaaataaatttgaaaataacttAGTACGGTTCATCTTCATctccatcttcatcatcatctgaaGATGATAAATTACATCGGAATTCATCATTAGGTTCTGCATCTGCCACATCGAAATCAATATTGATCGGTTCTCCAGGAGCATGTACCAAATGGTCGACTTCAAGGTCTTCAACTGTGGTCATCAAAACAGCATCATAGTTTTCTTGTTGCAAAGTCACCGGATCTTTGTCTTCATATTCTCCAAAAATGATTCTCCTCGGATTCACTTTTAGAACATTGAGCCAAGACTGCTTCGGTTTTCTTACATATGGATATGGAATATAACAAACTTGATCTGCTTGAGATGCTGTtaagcaaaaataaatatagttaataaaaatataaacaataagtatatatatacaaacgtACCTAGAATAAATGGATCATATTTGTAGTATTTTCTCGATGAGAGAACATCCACTATTCCGCCATTTTTCCGCCGAGTGCCTCTACCAATAACAGGGTCATACCACTTACACTTAAAAAGTGTGATTTTCAAATCGACTATACCCTCGTACTTGATTTGTATGATATCTGTTAAGATCCCATAGTACTGAGATTCATCAGCTGCATTTGTATAACTCTCTCCTTTAGCACATACTCCATAGTTGCAAGTCTTTCGTCCCTCACCATGCGTTTGGGTATGAAACAGAAAACCTCGAGTGAAATAAATTGGCCAGGTTTTGGCTTTATTCACGGGTCCTTGTACAAACTCTTTAACCCAAGCAGGAAAAGGATGTGTTTCGCTCCAGTGAGTAAcctgtaaatatatatacacaagatTAACACTATGTAAAATTAAGTATTATAATAGTATAACTGAGACGTACATAATCTTTCACCCATATATGATATTCCTCAGCTCTCTTCGTGGAGAGATCTCTTTCAGAAAGGTCTGGATATTTTACAGAAAGAAAATCTTCGAACATGCTATATTAGagcaacaaaattaaaatatgagaaGGTATGCATTTGTTAGATTAGTGTGAGAAATATAAGGTATGGATTTAAtttgtcaaattatatatacCTCTCAAATGGCTGAAAATAATCACAATTTCGCAAAACATAAGCATGTGCGCATAGATAATCTTTTTCGGAAAGCCAAATTTCTTGCATTTCCCCGCTTGGACGACCTACCTGAATAAATATATCTGGTACTCCTTCAAAATGATATACAGGGACTTCACCTACTTCAAATCTTGTAAACCTACCATATTAGGACAAGAGATCCACATTTTagaagaaaacatataaatacacaTGAAAAGGCGAACATGTAACTAATTATAACATTTACCTCGATTTCGTTTGTATACTGTCAGAGAAGTAGTGTTCTGAGAAATAAGCAATCTCAGCATTGATATATGCTTCAACTATCGACCCTGCTGCATGGCTTTTGTTCGTTGCGTTCGCTTTCAACTTCTTAAAATATCTTTCGAAAAGATACATCCACCTATATTGCACGGGGCCTCCTAGTTCAGCTTCATAGGGGAGATGTATAGTCAAGtgctccatcacgtcaaaaaaAGATGGTGGAAAGATCTTTTCCAAATTGCATAgtatcaaaacaatattttgtttaagtttttttaagcGATTTTTTTGCAAAGTTCTCGAGCAAAGGTCACGGAAAAATAAACCAATCCCTgcaatatataaacaaatttaaaatcgTTAATAACCCAACTTATAAACACTCTTCGAAATGTAATATATCATGaaactataattaattaattaatttgtacCTGATAAAGCAAGATGGACGTTCTCGTCTAGGAGTTCTGCACATATAAATGGAAGTAGCCTCTCCATAAACACATGGCAGTCATGACTCTTCATGCCTGAAAACTTGCGCTTCTCTATATCAACACAGTTAGCTAAGTCGGAAgcataaccgtctggaaattttACCCCAACTTTCACACATTCCAATAAACTTTTTCTTGCGCTCTCTCCCAGTGTGTAGGGAGGAAAAGGAGCTTGACCATGACTATCAACATGTAAGTGTTGCCGATCACAGAGAAGTTCTATATCCAATCTTGACTTGATTGTGTCTTTCGACTTACCCTTCACACTCATAAGAGTATTCATGATGTTGTCGAAAaaattcttctcaatatgcataaCATCAAGATTATGTCGAAGATTTAGGTCCCTCCAGTACGGCAACTCCCAGAATATGCTTTCCTTGTGCCAGTTATGTTCCTTCCCATATCCGGGTTTCTTCTTATCGTGACCATTTCCACCGCACTGGGACGTTTTTGGTGGATTGACACCTTTTAACCGCTCAGAATAAACTTGCTCACCACTCAAAGATTCAGGTGGAACTTCATTCATAGCATGTTTTCCCTTCAAGAAGTTCTTTCTGTTCTTCCTCAATGGATGGCCACGAGGAAGAAATCttcgatgacaatcaaaccaacacgtCTTCCTTCCATTCTTCAGATAAAAAGCCTTTGTATCTTCCATACAAATTGGACAAGACAACCTACCATGAGTTGTCCATCCTGATAGCATCCCATATGCCGGAAAGTCGCTTATCGTCCAAAGAAGCACAGccttaagattaaaattttgattcaaAGAGACATCGTATGCTTCAACTCCAGTAGACCACAGCTCTTTTAACTCCGCAATTAGAGGTTTGAGGAAGGTATCTAGACTAGCTCGTGGGTGATTTGGCCCAGAATTCAAAATTGTGAGAAACAAATACTCTGGATTCATGCACATACCAGGAGGTAGATTATATGGAGTCAAGATCACTGGCCACATCGAATGATTATTAGACATCCCAAATGGATTGAATCCATCCGTAGATAAGCCGAGATAAACATTACGGGGTTCCTCTGCAAACCGGGGATGTTGATCTTGAAAGTGTTTCCACTCTGCTGCATCTGACGGATGAGACATTTCACCCTCCTTTGCTTggtgctctgcatgccatctcattgctgcTGCTGTCTTCTTGCTCTGATACATTCTCTTCAATCTGTCAGCAATAGGTAGATACCACATACGACTATATGGCACTTTGGTTCTACGTCGTTCGCTTCTAGGCTTCCATCTTGGTGCATCACAAAACTGACACTTATCCCACCTTTCATCCTCTTTCCAGAAGATCATACAATTGTTAACACACACATCAATTTTATAGTACGGGAGACCCAAATTGCGCATCAATCTTTCTGTCTCGTAATGTGAACCAGTTGATTGGTTTCCAGCTGGTAAATAGTCTGTCAACATTTCACATACCGAATCAACGCACTTTTCACTCAAATTATAATCCACCTTATTTTGCATGATCCTAGAAGCCAATGATAATTGCGAGTGACCTTCTCGGCAACCATCATATAAAGGATTTTTCGCTCCTTCTAACAAGTCGTAGAATTTCTTCGAGTGATTGCATTCCGGATCTACTGCATTTTGATAACTATCACCATGTTGATAGTTATCAAAACTCACATTATCTCGAAATGCATCATTCACCATTTCCACATATCTATCTTCTACTGCATTACCAATGTGATCTTCACTACCACTTAAATGCGTCGGATTAGCATAACTTGTTCCTAAATCCATATCGAGTTCTTCTCCATGCTTGTACCACACATAATAGTCGAGCATAAACcctttactatatatatgtttcaaaaTTCGATGCCCCGGGAGAAATTTCTCATTCTTGCAAACACTGGAAGGACAAAAGAATTTACCATTATTATCCTGTGTTAGAGGCTGACTGTTTGCAAATGTCATGAATTGCTCTACTCCCGTTGTGAACTCTTCCGAGAAATTCCCCGTTTCTTCATCGATCCTCTTGTACATCCAATCTCGAAAGTTAGTGTAGTTGTAATTACCTCCCATTATGTGACTGAACGTTTTTTTCTgacttttttattctttcaagCATCGCACGAAGAAAAAATGACTCGGTTGGgtgtatatatagaaaatgtttCCGACTGTTTTCCTACTGATTTACGACTGAATTTGCCGACTGATATATTTGGTCGTAAAAGGTTGTTACACCAAACTAGTAACGACATTCACGTGTTTTATACCGGTTTTTGACGACCGAAATGTGACGGTTTCACCTAATATATATCAGTCGCTAAACAGTCACTATATTTCCCGACTAATTACCGACCGATGCTTACCGACTACACATTAGTCTGTAGTCAGTCGCTAATAAACGACTAGGTTTCTACTGAATTCTGTAGTCGTTATTTGGCGACTGATTACCTACTGTTTTATTTCGGTCGTAGCAAAGTCGCTAATCAGTCGGTATATTTAGCGACTACATAATCAGTCGGTAAAATCAGTcggcaaaaacgtgttttcttgtagtgatagagGGAAGCTTTATGTAGATTTCACAGGACTGGCTGATGCTCAATTGGCCTCTCCCGCTGCTTCAGGTGAGTCCTCCTCAGATATGGAGATTACTTCTGAGGATGAAGACGATCCGGATGATCATCATGATCAGTTCATTGATGTTATTTCTAAGCGCTCCAAGAAGCAGgctaaagaaaaagagaaatcgaaGGCTGGGGTTAGAGGCCCTTTAATCCTCTAATTTTTCTCCTCTTAtatggatatttttttgttggaacATAAGAGGTTTTAATGATTATGTAAAGCGGTGTGGTTTTAGAAAATGGTTCAAAAAACATAAACCTATATTCGGAGGTCTCATTGAGACACATGTACAGCCGGTTAAAGCTGCGACTATAGTATCTCGTACGCTTCCGGGTTGGTCTTTTGAAAATAACTACGGGTTCTATGATCTTGGGAAAATCTGGCTTCTTTGGCACCCTTCTGTTCAAGTTACTGTCCTCTTTAAATCCCTTCAGATGATCACTTCCCGTGTCAAGTTACCGATTGTTTCCTCGGAGTTTATTCTCTCGATCGTATATGGCTCCAACTGTTGCTATGAAGACGTTCACTCTGGTCTGAGATAGATATGGTGGCTTCTAGTTCTCATACGATTTCTACTCCTTGGCTGATCCTTggagattttaataaaactattgcAGTGTCCGAGCACTCTAATGGTGACTGTATTGGCTCGTCTTGAGGCATGCGTGAATTTAAAGATTGTCTGGATCGTTGTGAGTTGTCGGATCTCCAGTATAGAGGTAATACCTTCACTTGGACAATTAGGCGAGTATCTAAGAAGCTAGACATGATCTTGGTTAATGACGTCTGGTTGCAATCATTCCCTGAGTCACTAGGTATATTTGGGGTGCTTGGTATATCTGATCATGCTCCAACTTGTTTGTTTATGGATCAACATAGGCCTAAGCAGAAGTGGCCTTTCAAATTCTTTGCGCACTTAAACTGCCATCCTGAGTTCATGGAAATTATCAGAGGCTGTTGGCATGGTTTTTCCTTTGAAGGCTCCCGTCAATTATCAATTTCCAGGAAGCTAAAAGAACTCAAACCGATCATCAGATCCTTCAGTAAGGAGAATTTTTCTAACCTGGAGAAAAGAGTTGAAGAGGCCTTTGCTGCCCTCACACAATGCCAGGAAGTCTCTCTCACAAATCCCTCAAGCTCTGCTGCTGTGCCTGAGGAGGAAGCTCATCATAAATGGCTAGTTCTAGCGTCTGCTGAGGACTCTTTTCTAAGGCAGCGCTCGAGGATTCAGTGGACCTCTTTAGGTGATGCTAACACAGCTTTCTACCACAGGTCTATCAAATCCAGAAGGGACATTAACCAGATCGATTTCTTCATTGGTGATGATGACTCCATTATTGACTCTCTAGATGAGATTAAGGCTCACGCTGTCTCTTACTACAGCAATGTCTTGGGTGGTCCAGTGACCCCAACTACCTCTTCGCCCCAACTGATCTCAGACCTTGTACAATTCAGGTGTTCTCATGAATCTATTGCAGTTCTAAAGTCTCCCTTTTCTGGGTTGGACATTCAGAAAGCTTTCTTCTCCTTGCCGTCGAGTAAGGCCCCAGGGCCTGACAGATACCCCGGATACCCCGGATAATTTTTTAAAGCTCATTGGTCTACTCTGGGTAAAGATATGATTGATGGGGTCCAGGAGTTCTTCTCCTCGGGTCGTATTTTACAGCAATTGAACTCCACTATTATATCTCTTGTGCCCAAGAAAACAAACGCCTCTCATATCTCCGATTTCAGACCAATATCCTGCTGCAACTCTGTCTACAAGGTCATCTCAAAGCTTTTAGCGAACAGACTTAAGACAGTTTTGCCTCAGATTGTTTCAAACGCCCAATCTGCGTTTATTCCCAGAAGATTGCTTGTTGAGAATGTGCTTCTTGCAACTGAGCTGGTACAAGGTTACAATTGGAAATCAATCTCCAAACGATGTATGCAAAAGGTTGATCTGAAGAAAGCTTTTGATACAGTGAATTGGGGATTTATTTTGAACACTCTTGAGGCTTTGGGCTTCCCTCCTGCCTTTAGAAACCTGATTGAGCAGTGCATCACTACAACAAGGTTCTATGTCGCAATCAATGGGGAGCTGTGTGGTTATTTCAAAGGTTTGAAAGGGTTAAGGCAAGGTGACCCTCTTTCTCCTTATCTCTTCGTGTTGTGCATTGAAGTCTTCTCTCAGCTGTTGAATTCAAAGTACATGGATGCTTCAATTGGACATCACCCGGATGCATTGAACCCGAGCATCACTCACCTAGATTTTGCTGACGACATTATGATTTCTTTGATGGTGAAAGATCCTCCTTAGACTGTATTTCAGACACTTTCGACTTTTTCTCTGGATGGTCGGGTCTCACTCTGAACATGATGAAGACTGAATTATACACAGCAGGTGTGACCCAGACTGAAACGACTGATCTTGCAAGCCTTGGCTTCACCCTTGGGTCACTCCCTGTCCGCTATCTTGGCCTCCCTCTAATGCACCGTAAACTTCGCCTCTCTGATTATAGGCCACTCATTGATAAGCTGACTGGTTGTTTCACAAACTGGGCAAACAGAACACTATCCTATGCAGGGAGGAAGCAGTTGATCTCATCAGTCATATATGGAACAGTCAACTTTTGGACTTCAGCTTTTATACTCCCTAAAGGATGTCTTAAGCGTATACAAAGTCTTTGTTCAAGGTTTCTCTGGAGTGGTAACATTACAGGACCTGTTCAGTACAAAGTTGCCTGGAACACTTTTTGTCTTCCAAAGAAAGAGGGAGGGCTGGGGCTGAGAGATTTCGACAGATGGAACAAGACTTTATGCCTAAAATTGATCTAGTTATTGTTTGCTGATAGCACCTCATTATGGGCTGCTTGGATAAAATCTAATAGGATCAAGGAGGAAAGTCTTTGGAGCTGTGACGTAGAGAAAGCGGAATTATGGACTTGGCGTTCACTTCTTCACTTGCGGCCACTGGCTTCTCGGTTCTTGCGGGCTAAGTTGGGTGATGGGAAAAGAATCAGTTTCTGGTGGGATATATGGACTCCTCTGGGCAGGTTAATTGAGATCTTTGGTGATGAAGGACTGAGAGAGTTATCTATCCCTTCTTATGCTTCTGTTTCAGACGCCTGCAACTCCAATGGTTGGCGACTGAGAGGAGCTAGATCACCTTCAGCTGAAGCACTTCAAATCTACTTAACGACAATACCGTTGCCCAATTCTAATACCACACCGGACACTTTCTATTGATGACAAGCCTCTAAACAAATTCTCCACTAAGCTTACATGGGAAGTACTTAGGCAAAGGTTCACACACCAACCTTGGTCTTCTCATGTCTGGTTCAGAGGTGCTATACTGAAGCACTCGTTCCTTATGTGGCTGGCTCAACTGGACAGGTTGCCCACAAGATCTCGCCTCTTTAGTTGGGGTCTCAATATCCCAACTTCATGCTGTCTTTGTGATGCCTTCATTGAAAATCGTGATCATCTGTTTTTGCGATGCGAATGGAGCAGTGAACTTTGGAACATCTGTCTTCGAAGATTGGGATATCTCCACTCGGGATTTCACACTTGGACGTCTTTCTCTGAATAGCTAAACCTGGAAGACTTCACAGCCCCAATTCTTCTCAAGCGTCTCGTCTCTCTGGCAACCATCTACGCTATTTGGTCTGAAAGAAACAAGCGCTTACATGACAACATCTCTACACCTTCGGTTATAGTTTTCAAGCAGCTAGACCGTTACATCAGAGACACAATTATGTCTAAGCGAAATCAGAAGCAGAGTCGTGGCCTCATGCAGCATTGGCTCCTTAAGGATTAGCGTCCTTGGATCCATCTATTAATCTTAATGCTTTAccttgtttttattctttttggcAAGGTAGATCATTCtctgttttaactttttgtaaAATTACAAACTCTTTCCACTTATAATGGTATTCAcatatttggcaaaaaaaaaaaatacacacatGTGAAAGATGCATAAGTGAGATAAATCTAGCTAAGGCTGGAAATACTTAAACCAAGTAGTAAGATAGTATTCTTGAGTGATGATGGATTGGGGTCTACGAGCTGGAAGACTCGATGAATTTTTCACTTGAATatatcattttcatttttttactaaatcatTTTCATTTCATGGCCAATATTTTTTCACAAAGATCGTTAACATTAGTATTGGAGGTTTGTGCAACAGTTTTCCAACattaaaaaggttttttttttcggtGCACAAATTCATTAAACTTAGACGAGGCCTCAGTCCAAGGTCTGGCCCAAACGTTGGGTCCATTACACTAGAATTTCCTAAAGTGGGTTTTGCCAAACGATCGGTATCAACATTATAACAacgaaaaaaatgaagaaatgaGATATCGACAAAACCATAAGAGAACTGTTGGATATCTTTCACAATACCATAGATCTCTTTGTTCTAGATGTTGTTGTTAATAGCTCTAACGAGAGTTGAGTTGTAAGAGAGCATCTTGAGTGTTGATAACTCAAGGTTCACTGCGGTGAGAAGAGCGGATCGAAGCGCTAGAGCAGTGTCCTGCGTGGTCGATCCTCCCTCGGGTGTTGCTTGATCCGGATTGTCTTATGAAGATCCAAGCTTTGGCTATGCTCattgaaaagcttgatttggccATGCAGTCCATTAAATAACCCTGATCAACTTCAATACTGACGATGATACTCCGGGAGACTAGGTGAATCTCAAATGTGCCGGAGAACATATTGTTCAACTAGAAAGACGGTTGCATACTTGTGACTGAGGCTAGAAGATGATGAGCTATTTATGCTGGCTTGGTTTGAGAGCGGGGATGGAAACTCCACTAAGGTGTCTTGGAAAAAGAGAGATGTGCCATGAACTCCGGTTCTAGAGAACTCGTTGGTAAGAACAAATGCTACAATTACCAAACAAATAAAGAGTCTCATTGTGACAGTTGTTGGCGTGAACATGAAGTGTGGGGTCAAACCATAAAGGAGACGATTAGGTGAGTCGGAGATAGACAGAGGATTAAGGGTGAGTGTGCAGCACCGGTTACAGCTCACAGATAATACAGACCTCAAGAATCCAATTTCACTTCTCGGAG encodes:
- the LOC125582319 gene encoding uncharacterized protein LOC125582319 yields the protein MREFKDCLDRCELSDLQYRGNTFTWTIRRVSKKLDMILVNDVWLQSFPESLGIFGVLGISDHAPTCLFMDQHRPKQKWPFKFFAHLNCHPEFMEIIRGCWHGFSFEGSRQLSISRKLKELKPIIRSFSKENFSNLEKRVEEAFAALTQCQEVSLTNPSSSAAVPEEEAHHKWLVLASAEDSFLRQRSRIQWTSLGDANTAFYHRSIKSRRDINQIDFFIGDDDSIIDSLDEIKAHAVSYYSNVLGGPVTPTTSSPQLISDLVQFRCSHESIAVLKSPFSGLDIQKAFFSLPSSKAPGPDRYPGYPG
- the LOC125582320 gene encoding uncharacterized protein LOC125582320; protein product: MMKTELYTAGVTQTETTDLASLGFTLGSLPVRYLGLPLMHRKLRLSDYRPLIDKLTGCFTNWANRTLSYAGRKQLISSVIYGTVNFWTSAFILPKGCLKRIQSLCSSTSLWAAWIKSNRIKEESLWSCDVEKAELWTWRSLLHLRPLASRFLRAKLGDGKRISFWWDIWTPLGRLIEIFGDEGLRELSIPSYASVSDACNSNGWRLRGARSPSAEALQIYLTTIPLPNSNTTPDTFY